The genomic segment CGATTGGTTTATGCGGCAGATGTAGCCAATATTAAAGAATATATCAGTGAGCTTCCTTTAGGTTATAACACAAAAATCGGTGCAGAAGGAACTGGAATGAGTACAGGACAGAAACAGCGATTGTTAATTGCAAGAGCCGTTTATAAAAACCCTGAAATTCTGTTTTTTGATGAAGCAACATCAGCATTAGACGCCAATAACGAAAAAGAAATTATGCGAAAGCTGGATATTTTCTTTAAAAACAAAACGGTAATTGTAATTGCACATCGTTTAAGCACGGTTATGAATGCAGATCAGATTGTGGTTTTAGAAAAAGGAAAAATAATTGAAATCGGTTCACATTCGGCTTTAGTGGCACAGAAAGGGAATTATTTTGAATTGGTTAAAAATCAATTACAGTTAGGAAATTAATCATGGCAGAAGATAATAATACATTCGAATTAAGAAGCGAGGAAGTTCAGGACATTCTCACCAAAGTACCGCACTGGATGATACGCTGGGGAACCGTTTTGATTTTTGTCATTATCCTGATGCTTTTTTTTGTTTCCTGGTTTATAAAATATCCCGATGTTGTTAATACAGAAATTGTCATTACAACCAATATCCCGCCAGAGAAAATCGTTGCGAAAAGTTCAGGGCGAATTGAAGCTATTTTGGTAAAAAACAAATCAGTTGTTGATAAAAACAGTACGCTTGCCATTATAGAAAATACAGCCAATTATAATGACGTTTTTCTGCTGAAAAATATCGTTGAGCATTACAATATTAATGATCCGAAAGAATTTCCGTTCTCAAAGCTTAAAAATGCACAATTAGGAGAAATAGAAAGTGCTTATGCTGTTTTTCAGAAAGATTATCAGGCACAGGAATTAAATCATGACCTGCAGCCTTTTGCTATTGAAAACAGAGCTCAGATTTCTGAAAAAATTCAAATAAAAGAAAGACTGGAGATTCTGCAGCAGCAAAAAGTAATTAATGAAAGTGAGCTTCAGCTTCAAAAAAATGAAATAGCGCGTTTTGAAGCTTTATTTAATAAAGGCATCATTTCGGCTCAGGAAATGGAAGCCAAGAAATTAAGTTTTCTGCAGGCGCAAAAGAGCTACAGAGGCCTTTTATCATCGATTTCTCAATTGAAATCATCGTTGATTGACAATACAAAATCAAGCCAGAGTTCGCAGGCAAACAGCACTAAAGAGGAAGTGAATCTGGGAAGAAACATGGCGCAGTCTTTTTATCAGCTTAAAAAAGTGATTAAAGACTGGGAACTGGCTTATGCTCTAAAATCTTCGATAAGTGGTAAAGTAACCTTTTTACAGGTTTGGACAGAAAATCAAACGATTAACTCCGGCGATAATGTTTTTTCGATTATTCCCGATGCTAAAAATGGTTTTATAGGAAAAGTGAAAGCTCCGGCATTAAATTCTGGAAAAATAAAAGTAGGGCAGAGAGTTAATATTCGTCTGGCTAATTTTCCTGACCGAGAGTTTGGCGTTTTAAGAGGAAAGATTCAGAACATCTCTCTGGTTCCGGATAAAGATGGAAATCTTTTAATTGATGTCGCTCTTCCAAACGGACTAGAAACATCTTATAAGAAACAAATTGTTTTTCAGCAGGAAATGAAAGGAAGTGCCGAAATTGTAACCGAAGATTTACGATTGATCGAAAGAATTCTATATCAGTTTAAAAGTATATTCGAACAGGTTTAAAATTTTAAATAAAATTCTTTCGTAAGTTCAATGTATTCCGGAGTATAGACGTGTCTTTCAGTTTCAATAATTAATTCGTCAATTTCTATTTCAGAAACTTCGTTACGACTAAAAGCCAATAAACTTCGTTTGATGGGAGAGGCTGGCGTTCCTTTTACTCTGGTAATTTTTGAAGGAAATAATTCAGCTTCTTTTGCCAGAGCGATAAATTTTCCTTCTTCTTTAAAAGGAAGAATTACAGCTAGAATTCCATTTTCAGACAAAAGTAAATCGGCAGCTTCAACAATTTCTTCAAAAGGCATTGCATCTTGAAAACGAGCC from the Flavobacterium sp. genome contains:
- a CDS encoding HlyD family efflux transporter periplasmic adaptor subunit, which encodes MAEDNNTFELRSEEVQDILTKVPHWMIRWGTVLIFVIILMLFFVSWFIKYPDVVNTEIVITTNIPPEKIVAKSSGRIEAILVKNKSVVDKNSTLAIIENTANYNDVFLLKNIVEHYNINDPKEFPFSKLKNAQLGEIESAYAVFQKDYQAQELNHDLQPFAIENRAQISEKIQIKERLEILQQQKVINESELQLQKNEIARFEALFNKGIISAQEMEAKKLSFLQAQKSYRGLLSSISQLKSSLIDNTKSSQSSQANSTKEEVNLGRNMAQSFYQLKKVIKDWELAYALKSSISGKVTFLQVWTENQTINSGDNVFSIIPDAKNGFIGKVKAPALNSGKIKVGQRVNIRLANFPDREFGVLRGKIQNISLVPDKDGNLLIDVALPNGLETSYKKQIVFQQEMKGSAEIVTEDLRLIERILYQFKSIFEQV